The Macadamia integrifolia cultivar HAES 741 chromosome 4, SCU_Mint_v3, whole genome shotgun sequence genome contains the following window.
CATACCATTTGGCCGAGGTCCACCCTCTAAGGCCATGTTGCTACTAGTTTCGAGTCACGGTTATTTCTATCTACAACATGAATCCCATCAAGTCCAACAGCAGCCACACAGCCTGTGCAAAATTCATCTCTTTTTGCGACATAAACATCTGCATGAGTAGCTACATATGCACCATTCCTTTCATACCATAAATCACAATAGAAGAGAGTGGACCACCAAAGATTATCAGCAAACCTCCATGAGTATTCCTGATTGTAGTCCAGTGCCTTCTCTCCGAGATCATCATCCTTTGATTCACATTGCAAATGCAATTTCTTTCCTGGACCCAAATTGTTGTGCACTGTTACAAGAACACTTCCTTTCATACCAGACACCAAAGATGAAGAGTACTTCATCATCACAGTAAGAATGATCAGAACAGGAATGGATCTAGGAACACCACCCATTCTGTTCTTGTTCTATTGTTTCTGAAGTTTAATTCTTCTCCCCACATAAATAGAATTGTTTTGATCCAACTTTTGTAGGATTCCAAGGCTGAGCTCTTGTATTTCTCTTCTCTACCACCCATTTTAGAGATTAAAAATGGTTAACTTGGTTCTTTTCCTGGAATGGTTGTGTTGATCCATTCatggtttaaggtttttattttttttatttttttattttttttaggagaaCTCTTAATATTGAATGGGGTTGGAGACAAATTGAGTGATTTTCTTCCTATTAACCATGCAGCCACTTATTCCTCTCTGTGGCTTCTGTTACTATTTACTACATTTGGATATTTAATTAGGAATAGATGTGTTTACTTTTCTCCTTTAATTATTGCCCTAACCATTTATAGATGGGTCCGTTTAGTTAAGACTGCGTTGCCATCTCTTCATGCTAATATTCATTCTAGGGGGCATATCTCTATAACTAAATACCATTTGGAGATCAACCAGTTTTAATTTGTGATAGATGTTTTGATCCTACCATAGCCACCGTTGGGTGGGCTACTGTTGTTCTATTCCCCTTAATTTAACTCCACATTACATTGTGGTGTAGGAAGTTATGGTATTACAGGACATGTCCTGGCCGAACCCATGGCCGCTATTTGAACCCATCGATCAAAATATTTTCCCCCGGGTGTAGGTATTGGAAAACTTGGTcgaaattaaaacaaaataaaatgagattGCATCAATGTTGAGCTGATAATCCACCTTCAGCATAGCCATCAATAGATAAGTAATCCATTATGTGAATTGACCTCTCTAC
Protein-coding sequences here:
- the LOC122076387 gene encoding S-protein homolog 29-like, with product MGGVPRSIPVLIILTVMMKYSSSLVSGMKGSVLVTVHNNLGPGKKLHLQCESKDDDLGEKALDYNQEYSWRFADNLWWSTLFYCDLWYERNGAYVATHADVYVAKRDEFCTGCVAAVGLDGIHVVDRNNRDSKLVATWP